A genomic region of Nostoc sp. UHCC 0702 contains the following coding sequences:
- a CDS encoding ABC exporter membrane fusion protein, whose product MVQKQRQPITKPLGWWSIISVTAVAVVTGAVSLYSFSRFQLFSKSQTPATPSSSPTMTAVAALGRLEPQGEVIRLSAPDSQGGVRVAQLLVKKGDRVRQGQIVAILDSYYPRLAALEKAQKQVLVAQASLNQVKAGAKAGDISAQQATIARLEAELRGEISAQQATIARLEAELRNAESENHRYQELYKDGAISASDSDTKRLRVETVQQQLNEAKASLNRTVESINKQLNEAKAKLNSIAEIRPTDVQAAQTDVDSAKASIKQAQADLNLSSVRSPMNGQVLKINTWPGEIIGNTGIAELGRTQQMYVVAEVYETDIKKVRLGQPATITGDAFSGKLRGTVTDIGLQVGKQNIFNNNPGADTDNKVVDVKIRIDNLADNQRVAGLTDLQVQVLIDI is encoded by the coding sequence ATGGTACAAAAACAAAGGCAGCCAATTACAAAACCTTTAGGTTGGTGGTCGATAATTTCAGTAACTGCTGTGGCTGTAGTTACTGGTGCAGTTTCTCTCTACAGTTTTTCACGATTTCAATTATTCTCTAAATCGCAGACTCCAGCTACCCCAAGCAGTTCTCCTACTATGACTGCTGTTGCTGCTTTAGGACGTTTAGAACCTCAAGGAGAAGTTATTCGTCTGTCTGCGCCCGATTCCCAAGGAGGTGTTAGAGTTGCACAGCTGTTGGTGAAAAAAGGCGATCGCGTGCGTCAAGGACAAATAGTTGCAATTCTTGACAGTTATTATCCTCGGCTTGCAGCCTTAGAAAAAGCCCAAAAACAAGTCTTAGTTGCTCAAGCTAGTCTTAACCAAGTTAAAGCAGGGGCCAAAGCCGGAGACATCTCTGCACAGCAGGCAACAATTGCTCGCTTAGAAGCTGAGTTGCGTGGAGAAATTTCAGCACAACAAGCAACCATCGCTCGCTTAGAAGCAGAATTGCGTAATGCTGAAAGTGAAAATCACCGATATCAGGAGTTATACAAAGATGGTGCAATTTCAGCTTCTGATTCAGACACTAAACGTTTGCGAGTCGAAACTGTTCAACAGCAGCTTAATGAAGCTAAAGCTTCTCTTAACAGGACTGTAGAAAGTATTAACAAACAGTTAAACGAGGCTAAAGCCAAGCTCAACAGTATTGCTGAAATCCGTCCTACCGATGTGCAGGCAGCACAAACTGATGTTGACAGTGCAAAAGCGTCAATTAAACAGGCTCAGGCAGACTTGAATTTGAGTTCTGTACGTTCTCCTATGAATGGTCAAGTCTTAAAAATTAATACTTGGCCTGGAGAAATTATTGGCAATACAGGAATAGCTGAATTAGGTCGCACACAGCAGATGTATGTGGTAGCAGAAGTCTATGAAACTGATATCAAAAAAGTACGTCTAGGTCAGCCTGCCACTATTACTGGTGATGCTTTTTCTGGAAAATTACGGGGAACAGTTACAGATATTGGTTTGCAAGTGGGTAAACAAAATATCTTCAATAACAATCCAGGGGCAGACACAGATAACAAAGTAGTTGATGTAAAAATTCGTATCGACAACCTAGCCGATAATCAGCGAGTTGCCGGTCTTACTGACTTACAGGTGCAGGTACTAATTGATATTTAA
- a CDS encoding FtsX-like permease family protein encodes MILTIPLAWLQLSRQRVRFFVALAGIAFVAVLMFMQIGFQDALYASATKLHNNLEGDLFLISAQYKSLTSNQSFPRWRLYQTLGFEGVESVSPLYMQFAKLKNPANGLKFPMYVIGFDPVKSIFTMPEIQQNLKLLQFPDIVFFDRASRAEFGPISKDVEQGKSVKIEIFRYTALVGYKVKVGGLFSIGPSFGVDGNLIVNTSTFWRIFLDRSAQSIDIGLIKLKPDANPQKVLADLSATLPEDVKVVTRQQFITLEKNYWTLRTPIGFVFNLMVFMAFVVGVIVVYQILYSNISTHLAEYATLKAMGFKNKYLLTVVFQQALILATLGYIPGFAITLGLYDIAKNATKLPVAMDIQKAIVVLVSAVVMCLVSGFLSTNKLRKVDPADIF; translated from the coding sequence ATGATTCTCACTATACCTCTAGCTTGGCTACAACTCTCTCGACAACGAGTTAGGTTTTTTGTAGCTTTGGCTGGAATTGCTTTTGTTGCTGTTTTAATGTTTATGCAAATTGGTTTTCAAGACGCCCTCTATGCTAGCGCGACAAAACTGCATAATAATCTAGAAGGGGATTTATTTTTAATCAGCGCTCAATATAAATCTTTGACATCAAATCAAAGCTTTCCACGCTGGCGTTTATACCAAACATTAGGTTTTGAAGGGGTAGAATCAGTTAGCCCTTTATATATGCAATTTGCTAAACTTAAAAATCCAGCTAATGGTCTAAAATTTCCGATGTATGTAATTGGTTTTGATCCTGTTAAATCAATTTTCACAATGCCTGAAATACAGCAAAACTTAAAGTTACTACAATTTCCAGATATAGTTTTTTTTGACCGGGCTTCGAGAGCAGAGTTTGGCCCAATAAGTAAAGATGTTGAGCAAGGTAAATCTGTAAAAATTGAAATATTTAGATATACTGCTTTAGTTGGTTATAAAGTGAAAGTTGGTGGCTTATTTAGTATAGGCCCTTCTTTTGGAGTTGATGGAAATTTAATTGTCAATACTTCTACTTTCTGGCGGATATTTCTAGATAGATCAGCACAAAGTATAGATATAGGCTTAATTAAACTTAAACCTGATGCCAATCCCCAAAAAGTTTTGGCTGATCTATCAGCTACATTACCTGAAGATGTCAAAGTCGTTACCCGCCAGCAATTTATTACATTGGAAAAAAACTATTGGACTCTCAGAACACCTATTGGTTTTGTGTTTAATTTAATGGTGTTCATGGCGTTTGTGGTTGGTGTAATCGTTGTGTACCAAATTCTTTATAGCAATATCTCTACTCACTTAGCTGAATATGCAACACTCAAAGCAATGGGATTTAAAAATAAATACTTATTGACTGTAGTTTTCCAGCAAGCATTAATCTTAGCAACTCTAGGTTATATTCCAGGTTTTGCTATAACTCTAGGTCTATATGATATAGCAAAAAATGCTACAAAATTACCAGTTGCTATGGATATACAAAAGGCGATTGTTGTATTAGTCTCAGCAGTTGTAATGTGCTTAGTTTCGGGATTTTTATCTACAAATAAACTGCGTAAGGTAGATCCAGCAGATATATTCTAG
- a CDS encoding DevA family ABC transporter ATP-binding protein: MMANNFVIQITNLNQYFGKRTLRSQILFDINLAVKSGEIVIMTGPSGSGKTTLLTLIGGLRSVQEGSLRFLDKELYGASNQQLVQVRRHIGYIFQAHNLLDFLTARQNVQMSLELHKNIPNWEARTQSEAILHAVKLENRVNYYPSDLSGGQKQRVAIARALVSHPKLVLADEPTAALDSKSGRDVVNLMQKLAKEQNCAILMVTHDNRVLDVADRIIYMEDGRLIKEVS, translated from the coding sequence ATGATGGCAAATAATTTTGTTATTCAAATAACAAACCTTAATCAATACTTTGGTAAAAGAACATTACGCAGCCAGATCCTATTTGATATTAATCTTGCTGTCAAATCTGGAGAGATTGTGATTATGACTGGGCCTTCAGGTTCAGGAAAAACGACATTACTAACTTTAATTGGGGGGTTGCGTTCTGTCCAAGAGGGAAGTTTGAGATTTTTAGATAAGGAACTTTATGGAGCTAGTAATCAACAGTTAGTACAAGTACGTCGTCATATTGGCTATATTTTTCAAGCCCACAACTTGCTGGATTTTTTAACAGCACGGCAGAATGTTCAAATGTCACTTGAATTACACAAAAATATTCCAAATTGGGAAGCTCGTACTCAATCAGAAGCCATACTACACGCTGTTAAATTAGAAAATCGAGTTAATTACTACCCATCTGATCTCTCAGGAGGTCAAAAGCAACGGGTAGCGATCGCTCGTGCTTTAGTAAGTCATCCTAAATTAGTATTAGCTGATGAACCTACTGCTGCTTTAGACAGCAAATCAGGACGAGATGTCGTCAACCTGATGCAAAAACTTGCAAAAGAACAGAATTGTGCCATTTTAATGGTCACTCACGATAACCGAGTTTTAGATGTTGCAGATCGAATCATTTATATGGAAGATGGGCGACTGATCAAAGAGGTTTCATGA
- a CDS encoding glucosamine-6-phosphate deaminase — protein MIAATKFFSVDHLKVQIYNSEAEMAQDVAEIARKYLQDVLERQDTAAVLLATGNSQLKFLDALIALGDVDWSRIILFHLDEYLGITADHAASFRRYMRERVEKRVFPQQFHYIEGDALQPLAECDRYTKLLQAQSIDLCCLGVGENGHLAFNDPAVANFQDPYSVKLVKLDAINRQQQVNTGHFPNLNSVPQYAFTVTLPLICSAKKILCLAPEKRKAQVVKEILQGSITTKYPASILRQQSQATLFLDVNSAS, from the coding sequence ATGATAGCCGCCACAAAATTTTTTAGCGTTGATCATCTAAAAGTGCAAATTTACAACTCTGAAGCTGAAATGGCGCAGGACGTTGCAGAAATTGCACGCAAGTATTTACAAGATGTTCTCGAACGACAAGATACAGCAGCTGTTTTGTTAGCCACAGGTAATTCTCAACTCAAATTTCTTGATGCTTTGATTGCATTGGGTGATGTAGATTGGTCACGAATTATTTTATTTCATCTAGATGAATATTTAGGGATTACTGCTGACCATGCTGCTAGTTTCCGGCGCTATATGAGGGAACGAGTAGAAAAGCGAGTATTTCCCCAGCAATTCCACTATATAGAAGGTGATGCACTGCAACCTTTAGCAGAATGCGATCGCTACACCAAACTACTGCAAGCACAATCAATCGATTTATGTTGTCTTGGTGTTGGCGAAAACGGACATTTAGCTTTTAACGACCCAGCAGTAGCGAATTTTCAAGATCCTTACAGTGTCAAGCTAGTGAAACTAGATGCAATCAACCGCCAACAGCAAGTAAATACAGGTCATTTTCCAAATCTTAATAGTGTTCCACAGTACGCTTTTACTGTCACTCTTCCTTTAATTTGTTCGGCTAAAAAAATCCTCTGCTTAGCACCAGAAAAACGTAAAGCGCAAGTAGTGAAGGAGATATTACAAGGGTCAATTACCACAAAATATCCAGCTTCTATTCTGCGTCAACAATCGCAAGCGACATTATTTTTAGATGTAAACTCTGCTAGTTAA
- a CDS encoding HAD-IA family hydrolase, protein MLAAILFDLDGTIVNTDPIHYQAWQQMLSSYNIEIDETFYKSRISGRLNPEIIQDILPQLSLVESQNFADEKEALFRQHASHLKPLSGFAELIAWTETHQLKRALVTNAPRLNTEFMLLVLGIKHAFHTVVLADDCIAGKPDPAPYQVALHKLGIQAEDAIALEDSPSGIRAAVGAGIRTIGIASTQEAQVLQEIGAFLAIPDFTDLQLWTLLNSLVDTDLSTIKV, encoded by the coding sequence ATGCTAGCTGCAATTTTGTTTGATTTAGACGGCACTATTGTCAATACTGACCCCATACACTACCAAGCTTGGCAGCAGATGCTATCGAGTTACAACATAGAAATTGATGAAACTTTCTACAAATCTCGGATTAGTGGTCGCTTAAACCCAGAAATTATTCAAGATATCCTACCGCAATTATCACTAGTAGAAAGTCAAAATTTTGCAGATGAGAAAGAGGCGCTTTTCCGTCAACATGCCTCACATCTGAAACCATTAAGTGGGTTTGCTGAACTAATAGCATGGACAGAGACACATCAACTAAAACGTGCTTTAGTAACTAATGCTCCAAGATTAAATACAGAATTTATGCTCTTAGTTTTAGGAATAAAACATGCTTTCCATACAGTTGTTTTGGCAGATGATTGTATAGCGGGTAAACCTGATCCTGCACCCTATCAAGTTGCTTTGCACAAATTAGGAATTCAAGCAGAGGACGCGATCGCTTTAGAAGACTCTCCCTCTGGCATTCGTGCTGCGGTAGGCGCTGGTATCCGTACCATTGGTATTGCTTCTACCCAGGAAGCACAAGTATTGCAAGAAATTGGTGCATTTCTGGCAATTCCAGATTTTACAGATTTGCAGTTGTGGACATTGCTGAATTCATTAGTAGACACAGATTTGAGTACCATTAAAGTATAA
- the msrA gene encoding peptide-methionine (S)-S-oxide reductase MsrA, whose protein sequence is MALFGFGKKQVMPTPEEALSGRGQSMPVPAHHYVNKNPLKPPYPEGLEKALFGLGCFWGAERKFWQLKGVYTTAVGYAAGFTPNPTYEEVCSGRTGHNEVVLVVFDPKVISYSELLKVFWESHNPTQGMRQGNDVGTQYRSGIYVYSESQRQLAEASQDAYQQALSSAGYGKITTEILDAPEFYYAEGYHQQYLAKNPNGYCGLGGTNVACPVGVVESPVNG, encoded by the coding sequence ATGGCACTATTTGGATTTGGCAAAAAGCAGGTTATGCCTACTCCTGAAGAAGCTTTATCAGGAAGGGGCCAGTCAATGCCAGTACCCGCTCATCACTATGTCAACAAAAATCCACTGAAACCTCCTTATCCCGAAGGATTGGAGAAAGCATTGTTTGGTTTAGGCTGTTTTTGGGGTGCAGAACGCAAATTCTGGCAACTTAAAGGAGTTTACACCACTGCGGTAGGTTATGCTGCTGGCTTCACGCCCAACCCCACCTATGAAGAAGTGTGTAGCGGTAGGACTGGTCACAATGAAGTGGTCTTGGTTGTGTTTGACCCCAAAGTAATTAGTTATTCGGAATTACTCAAAGTCTTTTGGGAAAGCCACAACCCCACCCAAGGGATGCGCCAGGGTAATGACGTTGGCACACAGTACCGTTCAGGAATTTACGTATATTCTGAAAGTCAAAGGCAGTTAGCAGAAGCATCACAAGATGCTTATCAGCAAGCTCTCAGTAGTGCAGGTTATGGAAAGATTACCACAGAAATCCTAGATGCGCCTGAGTTCTACTACGCTGAAGGCTATCATCAGCAGTACCTAGCCAAAAACCCCAACGGCTATTGTGGATTAGGCGGGACAAATGTTGCTTGTCCTGTGGGTGTAGTTGAATCGCCTGTGAACGGATAG
- a CDS encoding serine/threonine protein kinase encodes MLQAEQILQSRYQIQRQLGNNGIRQTWLAKDLQASDAEKSQVVVKLLAFGGDIQWDDLKLFEREAQILKQLHHPRIPQYLDYFCIDDRTLWFGLVQEYIPGESLKEKLTVGTRVNEKQAKKIAAEVLKILTYLHELNPTVLHRDIKPSNLILSEDNRIYLVDFGAVQDKAAKEGVTFTIVGTYGYAPMEQFGGRAVPASDLYALGATLIHLLTGVPPFELPQQDLRLQFSERVNLSPSFVRWLHKLTEPAPEQRFASARQALDALKSGLVVKPVSQTLINNSGCGINNVNETVPEEILGWNWGAFLLPWFWLWTNQVWYGLFCFVPHGWWIMAIALGAKGNEWAWKSRQWRSIEHFKAHQRGWAIAGILIGAPISIMLWVRAIALLQSVF; translated from the coding sequence ATGCTGCAAGCAGAACAGATATTACAAAGCCGTTATCAAATCCAACGCCAACTCGGTAATAATGGCATTCGCCAAACTTGGCTAGCAAAGGATTTACAAGCCTCGGATGCAGAAAAATCACAAGTTGTAGTCAAACTTCTCGCCTTTGGTGGTGATATACAATGGGATGATCTAAAACTCTTTGAACGAGAAGCACAGATTCTTAAGCAGTTACACCATCCCCGTATTCCCCAGTATCTTGATTATTTTTGTATTGATGACCGCACACTTTGGTTTGGCTTAGTACAAGAATATATTCCTGGTGAGTCGCTCAAAGAAAAACTGACTGTTGGTACAAGGGTGAACGAAAAGCAAGCGAAAAAGATTGCTGCTGAGGTTCTAAAGATTCTCACGTATCTGCATGAACTAAATCCCACTGTATTACATCGGGATATTAAGCCGAGTAATTTAATTTTGAGTGAAGATAATCGGATTTATTTAGTAGATTTTGGCGCAGTTCAAGATAAAGCCGCGAAAGAGGGCGTTACTTTTACTATTGTAGGTACTTACGGTTATGCACCAATGGAACAATTTGGTGGTCGAGCAGTTCCCGCATCAGATCTTTATGCACTGGGAGCGACTTTGATTCATTTGTTAACTGGCGTACCTCCTTTTGAATTGCCTCAGCAGGATTTGCGGCTGCAATTTTCTGAGCGAGTTAACCTCAGTCCTAGTTTTGTCAGATGGCTGCACAAGTTGACAGAACCCGCACCAGAGCAACGTTTTGCTAGTGCCCGTCAAGCCCTGGATGCTCTGAAATCTGGTCTTGTTGTCAAACCTGTAAGTCAGACATTAATCAACAATTCTGGTTGCGGTATAAATAATGTTAATGAAACTGTCCCCGAAGAAATTTTGGGATGGAACTGGGGCGCGTTTTTATTGCCTTGGTTTTGGTTGTGGACTAATCAAGTGTGGTATGGATTGTTTTGCTTTGTACCACATGGATGGTGGATAATGGCGATCGCTCTCGGTGCAAAAGGCAACGAATGGGCTTGGAAAAGTAGACAGTGGCGCAGTATTGAACACTTCAAAGCGCATCAAAGAGGCTGGGCGATCGCTGGTATTCTGATTGGTGCGCCTATTAGTATTATGTTGTGGGTTAGGGCGATCGCTTTACTCCAATCTGTGTTTTAA